From Ananas comosus cultivar F153 linkage group 8, ASM154086v1, whole genome shotgun sequence, one genomic window encodes:
- the LOC109714099 gene encoding la-related protein 1C-like codes for MDSIPDPSSSKPTRHPPSPWSCVVRGDPDGSPSSPPPPPPPTAAAVVVAAPIPPPPEAAADPVSPLDSVSDGADKGSSAAAAAAAAAAAAPLVKKAAWKRPADGSIEVGPVMGAVLWPALSESTKAASKPSPSASSSSSSSSSDFLKGSDGSASASPGPMIAASSPRANLNNPNPKSNPNHAASQREKSMKHGMLANGWPSQPLIINPDKQPSPDPSPKDQPNINRNNWEHGTRSGDQGRGYGGTHRRGNNGSGSSSGGGGGSHHGGYNGRRDHGRGAGGGFDGYYRNANVRDVHVAQQPRSIRPPPPPPFVRAPLHVPPPPPFISPPSLARPFGHPMAFPEMHSPVYYVPAPPPPEAIGGLAFVAHPAATPIIFPPMDPQKAKLLTQINYYFSSENLCKDIYLRQNMDEQGWVPLSLIASFNKVREITNSLEFIVETVQLSTVAELQGDKIRRRNDWMNWVLPKPNNIISASGPSSPATPASAATNVDTLSAHFQTFGLDAMNIRSRMRGPTRADSILNRSASGNNLNTWPQRGDIHGNGVNHAFTGHTDSSEQNSARSLARSDTL; via the exons ATGGACTCCATCCCTGATCCCTCCTCCTCCAAACCTACCCGCCACCCCCCGTCTCCATGGTCCTGCGTCGTCCGCGGCGATCCCGACGGGTCCCCTTCctcccctccgcctccgccgccgcccaccgccgccgctgtcgtcgtcgccgccccgATCCCGCCGCCTCCGGAAGCGGCAGCGGACCCCGTGTCGCCGTTGGATTCGGTCTCCGATGGTGCAGATAAGGggagctccgccgccgccgccgccgccgccgccgctgctgccgccccCCTGGTGAAGAAGGCAGCTTGGAAGCGCCCCGCGGATGGCTCGATCGAGGTCGGCCCCGTCATGGGCGCGGTGTTATGGCCGGCACTCTCCGAATCAACGAAGGCAGCTTCCAAACCCTCGCCATCGGCctcgtcgtcatcatcatcatcatcatccgaTTTTTTGAAAGGCTCGGATGGATCGGCCTCTGCTTCTCCT GGGCCTATGATCGCTGCCTcttccccgagagcaaacttgaacaatccaaaccctaaatcGAACCCCAACCACGCTGCTTCCCAGCGGGAGAAATCTATGAAACATGGCATGCTGGCAAACGGCTGGCCGTCGCAGCCGCTCATCATCAACCCAGACAAGCAGCCAAGCCCTGATCCTTCTCCAAAAGACCAACCTAACATAAACCGCAACAATTGGGAGCATGGCACTAGGAGTGGGGACCAGGGGCGGGGTTACGGTGGCACCCATCGGAGGGGAAATAATGGCAGTGGCAGCAGCAGTGGCGGTGGTGGGGGTTCCCATCATGGTGGCTATAATGGTAGGCGTGATCATGGGCGCGGGGCAGGAGGAGGCTTTGATGGATATTATCGGAATGCAAATGTTAGAGATGTCCATGTGGCCCAGCAGCCACGGAGTattcggccgccgccgccgccaccattTGTTAGGGCACCTCTGCATGTCCCACCACCACCTCCTTTTATCAGCCCGCCTTCGCTAGCCAGGCCTTTTGGGCACCCCATGGCTTTCCCTG AAATGCATTCTCCTGTGTACTATGTCCCGGCACCCCCACCTCCGGAGGCTATAGGAGGCTTGGCTTTTGTTGCTCATCCGGCAGCTACCCCTATTATTTTTCCGCCGATGGATCCACAGAAGGCAAAGCTACTTACGCAGATAAATTACTACTTCAG TTCGGAGAATTTGTGTAAGGATATATATTTGCGGCAAAATATGGATGAACAGGGTTGGGTTCCTTTATCCTTGATTGCGAGCTTCAACAAA GTCAGAGAAATCACCAATAGCCTGGAGTTTATAGTAGAAACAGTGCAGTTATCAACCGTGGCGGAGCTACAG GGAGATAAGATAAGGAGGCGCAATGACTGGATGAATTGGGTGCTTCCCAAACCTAACAATATTATTTCTGCTTCTGGTCCATCCTCTCCTGCTACTCCTGCTTCTGCTGCTACCAATGTGGATACTCTTTCTGCTCATTTTCAAACTTTCGGACTGGATGCGATGAACATTCGAAGTCGCATGAGGGGACCAACTCGTGCAGATTC